In a single window of the Podospora pseudocomata strain CBS 415.72m chromosome 2 map unlocalized CBS415.72m_2, whole genome shotgun sequence genome:
- a CDS encoding uncharacterized protein (EggNog:ENOG503P7R3; COG:S), with protein sequence MSSGNLHQQQPDCKQPRPHWFAGELSSPSVASSGRSPSLTSLESVSSLDSVSESALKTPTAPANWRADSNETKEAAGTTDQVVNKPGRRHNFRQGSPSSLFTSSGAATPTSSHRIPSVVNPTSQNAGIHAPKPSVERERHEEDPAGSCGARDPDCFDSVSGVGSRLDTDCEQGHRAHEFSFVDDNSLKASSGLVSPSFSPQAGYRRKYSHERDRKAHILQQFESIRGVWPSDSVTAPSHNTSGSSLLFKGPIAKNIAEIKSKLAFAGLLASTALSQPADRHNYTTPRPPSPSIGSDTTIRAAPHQLTTYSGQSTEVTSPAIQTTGSAPNTSEPLSSVPDPLSGGINISFGQLPNLNSDSSFSFDEQQQQQQQQKSSKHLEKEEMSGSVAGSVGAGEQMRLSGGVSGRGQLPASTAGPFGGRARGIDNWRQRAQSPPQPRTGNGIYLFNLNHLSQADQYIDTTSSPSLGAVLAPANGNFAACPSQGYNPGFSSPVAPRSPTLASFSSAPTRPAVLSPAARQQFTPFPGPSAATSIFSPGTPTVSAGLSFSDFAGGSSLSPVGFSGAPSFVDPSGFASLSLSHPAAARQGQLAHLRMMGDAGTGNLFSAPTSQPQGLYGVPSSSAGGGGSATSPTTTAPPAIPARRPQNWDLAQYQSQYLVTIGPDTQGYCFVRPDGSRTRLVPVDMLPFSLVGLPPSENDNDKLIELVIPTGMDRLCKNSNIERAVVQSPPNRHQDPIQASSAAATTGSGPTSPSAAQPRKIKVYCDKWVHEGTCAFTQQGCKYKHEMPMDKATQHSLGLFHGLPTWWKKRQAELSRESERGPLERGGGVSVGGRFATGGSGGVTGTGAGAGAGAEGGHRRYGSSWSRWDSGSGGSGVGSASGMRRGSSSTGSESGFHSFNWRERHPAPG encoded by the exons ATGTCTAGTGGTAACCtgcatcaacagcagcctgACTGCAAGCAGCCTAGGCCTCATTGGTTCGCTGGGGAGCTTTCATCGCCTTCCGTGGCATCTTCTGGCCGCTCTCCGTCATTGACCAGTCTTGAGTCCGTTTCTTCTCTTGATAGTGTGTCAGAATCGGCCTTGAagacaccaacagcaccggCAAACTGGCGTGCTGATTCCAACGAGACAAAAGAAGCTGCAGGCACGACCGACCAAGTAGTAAATAAGCCAGGCAGGCGTCACAACTTTCGTCAGggctctccatcttctctgTTCACCAGTTCTGGTGCTGCGACTCCGACATCGTCTCATCGCATCCCTTCGGTAGTGAACCCAACTTCTCAGAACGCGGGTATTCATGCGCCAAAACCCTCTGTTGAAAGGGAACGACACGAAGAAGATCCTGCTGGCAGTTGCGGAGCACGCGATCCTGACTGTTTTGATTCAGTTAGTGGTGTTGGGTCCAGGCTCGACACTGATTGTGAACAAGGCCACAGAG CTCACGAGTTCTCTTTTGTTGACGATAACAGCCTGAAGGCATCTTCAGGGCTTGTATCACCTAGCTTTTCTCCCCAAGCTGGATACAGGAGAAAGTATTCACATGAGCGTGACAGAAAAGCCCATATTTTGCAGCAGTTTGAGAGTATCAGAGGTGTTTGGCCGTCGGATTCTGTAACTG CTCCGTCACACAATACAAGCGGGTCCAGCCTCCTTTTCAAAGGTCCCATCGCAAAGAACATCGCCGAGATCAAATCTAAGCTCGCATTCGCTGGGCTTCTTGCCTCAACGGCCCTTTCTCAGCCAGCAGACAGGCACAActacaccaccccccgtccTCCTTCCCCGAGCATCGGCTCGGACACTACAATAAGGGCGGCCCCGCATCAGCTGACCACATATTCCGGCCAATCAACAGAGGTCACATCACCAGCAATACAAACAACAGGCAGTGCCCCGAATACCTCCGAGCCATTGTCCTCCGTTCCGGACCCACTTTCCGGAGGCATAAATATCTCCTTCGGGCAGCTCCCGAACTTGAACTCAGattcctctttttcttttgatgagcaacagcaacagcaacagcaacaaaaatCGTCCAAGCATCttgaaaaagaagaaatgTCTGGCTCCGTCGCGGGTAGCGTTGGCGCTGGCGAGCAGATGCGTCTGTCTGGTGGTGTGAGTGGAAGAGGGCAGCTTCCTGCCAGCACTGCCGGCCCCTTTGGTGGTCGCGCGAGAG GCATTGACAACTGGCGCCAGCGAGCGCAGTCCCCGCCCCAGCCCAGGACCGGCAATGGTATATATCTATTCAACCTCAATCATCTGAGCCAAGCTGATCAGTATATAGAtacaacctcttctccttctctggGCGCGGTCCTTGCTCCCGCCAATGGCAACTTTGCTGCTTGCCCCTCCCAGGGGTACAACCCTGGCTTCTCTTCGCCTGTTGCGCCGCGCTCTCCCACCTTggcgtctttttcttctgcccCGACCCGTCCCGCCGTCCTGTCCCCTGCTGCCCGGCAGCAGTTCACTCCTTTCCCCGGCCCatccgccgccaccagcatCTTTTCGCCTGGCACTCCGACCGTCTCTGCCGGCCTCAGTTTTAGTGACTTTGCCGGTGGCTCCAGCTTGTCGCCCGTCGGCTTCTCTGGTGCTCCCAGCTTTGTCGACCCGTCTGGTTTCGCCTCTCTGTCGCTCTCTCACCCCGCGGCCGCCCGCCAAGGCCAGCTCGCCCATCTGCGAATGATGGGTGATGCTGGGACTGGCAATCTTTTCTCGGCCCCGACATCCCAGCCTCAGGGGCTGTACGGAGTCCCTTCGTCttctgccggtggtggtggctcgGCCACGAGCCCAACCACGACCGCTCCCCCGGCGATCCCGGCCCGGCGCCCCCAGAACTGGGATCTGGCTCAGTACCAGAGCCAGTATCTGGTCACCATCGGCCCTGATACCCAGGGATACTGTTTTGTCCGCCCTGACGGCAGCCGGACCCGACTGGTGCCCGTTGACATGCTCCCATTCTCGCTCGTTGGGCTTCCGCCTTCGGAGAACGACAATGACAAGTTGATTGAGTTGGTGATTCCCACCGGTATGGACCGACTTTGCAAGAATAGCAATATTGAGCGGGCGGTTGTTCAG TCCCCCCCTAATCGCCATCAAGACCCCATCCAG gcttcttctgctgccgCCACTACCGGTTCCGGTCCGACTTCCCCTTCTGCCGCACAGCCTAGAAAGATCAAGGTCTATTGCGACAAGTGGGTTCACGAGGGGACCTGCGCGTTCACCCAACAAGGATGCAAGTACAAGCACGAGATGCCTATGGACAAGGCCACACAGCACAGTTTGGGGCTGTTTCATGGTTTGCCTACctggtggaagaagaggcaggcAGAGCTGTCTCGCGAGAGCGAGCGGGGTCCTCTGGAGCGCGGTGGCGGTGTTTCCGTTGGTGGAAGGTTTGCTACGGGCGGTTCTGGTGGCGTCACCGGCACTGGCGCTGGcgccggtgctggtgctgaagGTGGTCACAGACGATATGGTTCGAGCTGGTCGCGCTGGGAcagtgggagtggtggaagCGGTGTGGGGAGCGCATCTGGTATGCGCCGCGGTTCTTCTTCTACTGGTAGTGAGTCTGGTTTCCATTCTTTCAACTGGAGAGAGCGTCACCCGGCCCCGGGGTAA
- a CDS encoding uncharacterized protein (EggNog:ENOG503NVPP; COG:K; COG:L) codes for MGSSSHSDGEYTPPFDDKNSGDDGALLSLTAEASNGRQLSPDDYYIDEVEYIDPEEADWNIQSGNNLPTSDFDRDYLNNFHPAYLDEHQPEHRNFVQSQQMIMDRVNQESDHAYEGDSDYASDHASEYKDSDYDSDPMDIDQIDSDDGSDSDYYDDSRKRKRDYNDNYSGAVDDFDEASDDDIPRTRGAPTKLPPVNFGRSLRKRAEVTNYYGSQDELQEDDEDSFIVTSDIVRPGRKKLKRLSSRLSARTTQKTTSVSASAGDSDIEFESSRRRSSRANKNTRKMVDQYAEDDDDEDDEAFYISDNKPAAGPKVASVKEIFQGNIPTDFKEAHRLTCDSCGYPDDRNKGTFVFCQGCSNVYHKVCLGNRSSREQRVTKVGPDSFVMQCRFCIDVYKKRDPRAPSHGTCQTCHVRGPSCIPFSEKKTPKQEEKLRIDNGGVDPITEVNPKLINNHNNVLFRCARCHRGWHYEHLPHPNPTRDPSWSEPLNLHKLRLEEYQIDWMCKDCRDTDGLKPDKIVAWRPADRKSYIEGQTIADFDEDQIEYLIKWERQSYNHCQWFPGAWVYGIVKHNMRVSFLKRTFGEGLEGGPDSEIKADSLLRWTEKEAIYNVWVTPDIILDVHVAPRTVEAEAKYKARSREDKFQEDLSRIFHVVKILVKFEGLGYEDVVWDTPPDSSDGALWEAYQEAYREYLNGKHFKPESNRVMRERLQEFHQLDFVKDIELKKQPEGLKRGQLMEYQINGVNWMLHNFRHDRSVILADEMGLGKTVQIVALLYTLIMTKPRIWPFLVVVPNATCANWRREIKKWAPDLRVVAYYGGRVSQQAAKEYELFPGNTRDMKAHVVIMSYDSVKDSETRSRFSSVKWAGLIVDEAQALKNDENSLYKALNMLNIPFKVLLTGTPLQNNKRELFNLLQFIDPSMKAEQLDQEYDQITSENLRHLHDLIRPYFLRRTKAEVLNFLPTMAQIIVPVSMSVLQERLCKSIMEKNPQLIRSIFAQGKLKANERGSLSNILMQLRKCLCHPFIYSQAIEDRNLSPELTRRNLIEASSKLMLLEIMLPKLKERGHRVLIFSQFLDQLTVLEDFLMSLNLRHERLDGSQSSLEKQKKIDAYNAPDSDIFCMLLSTRAGGVGINLATADTVIILDPDWNPHQDIQALSRAHRIGQRKKVLCFQLVTVDSAEEKILQIGRKKMALDHLLIETMDNQDDAPNDVESVLKHGAEALFGEKKKDAIKYDSAAVDKLLDRSMQEETKTDDKKSAESAFAHARVWANDGLADEMKETEQQEMSLSVWDQILKQREEEARRKAEKARETLGRGGRRRGNANYAGPQFEFDEGEKPDSDQGEGDHDFIAKSDGGDTSDEEVGTPATGLSAHLRKSDNESGQAQTQSNAQAQGKAAAAGAAASLAPQNGHAKGAVNGDKVKRSQVEVAIFTAQGPGAQQQNGGGASNSRPVSTDVRFNVPDNAASQNQRRQQQQQQLGAVGDVGGAPVTHHQAGASMTASQRAGIDLLNSIAMRPAGQSGGGGGGGVMVNQIGVPTVPSSTSSSVAAAAVVLPKAEQCVVCKYSHPWSWECPEMRSMRNLRVALDELKRDGRLTEEERSGWRGFLVEKLRLLRG; via the exons ATGGGGTCTTCCAGTCACTCCGACGGCGAGTATACTCCGCCTTTCGACGACAAGAATAGCGGGGATGACGGGGCTCTGCTCAGCCTGACTGCCGAGGCCAGCAACGGCAGGCAGTTGTCACCTGACGACTACTATATTGACGAGGTTGAGTATATTGACCCAGAGGAAGCCGACTGGAATATTCAATCAGGCAACAACCTGCCAACCAGCGACTTCGACCGCGACTATTTGAACAATTTTCACCCTGCCTACCTGGATGAGCACCAGCCAGAGCACAGAAATTTCGTTCAGTCACAGCAGATGATCATGGATCGCGTCAACCAGGAATCCGACCATGCCTACGAAGGCGATAGCGACTATGCCTCTGATCACGCCTCTGAGTATAAGGACAGTGACTACGACTCTGACCCCATGGATATTGACCAGATTGACAGCGACGACGGCAGTGACTCT GACTATTATGATGACTCCAGAAAGCGCAAGAGAGATTATAACGATAACTACTCTGGTGCCGTTGACGATTTCGACGAGGCCTCTGACGACGACATCCCCCGCACCCGAGGTGCCCCCACCAAGCTTCCGCCTGTCAACTTTGGCAGATCTCTGCGCAAGCGTGCTGAAGTCACCAATTACTATGGCAGTCAAGATGAGTTgcaggaggatgatgaggattcATTCATTGTCACCTCTGATATTGTGCGACCCGGCCGAAAGAAGTTGAAGCGCTTGTCTTCGAGGCTTTCTGCCAGGACCACACAGAAGACCACGTCTGTCTCTGCCTCTGCGGGTGACTCTGACATAGAATTTGAgagcagccgccgccgttcATCCCGTGCCAACAAGAACACCAGAAAGATGGTCGACCAGTacgccgaggacgacgatgacgaggatgatgaagccTTTTACATCTCGGACAACAAACCTGCTGCTGGCCCCAAAGTCGCCAGCGTGAAGGAGATCTTCCAGGGCAACATTCCCACCGACTTCAAGGAAGCTCACAGGTTGACCTGCGACAGTTGTGGCTATCCTGATGACCGCAACAAGGGAACCTTTGTCTTTTGTCAAGGCTGCTCCAATGTCTATCACAAAGTCTGTCTGGGCAACCGCAGCAGCCGTGAGCAGCGTGTGACCAAGGTTGGGCCAGATTCCTTCGTCATGCAGTGCCGCTTTTGCATCGATGTTTACAAGAAGCGAGACCCGCGGGCACCCAGCCACGGCACATGCCAAACTTGCCATGTCAGAGGCCCATCATGCATCCCTTTCTccgaaaagaaaacacccaagcaagaggagaagTTGCGCATCGATAATGGCGGTGTTGATCCCATCACGGAGGTCAATCCCAAGCttatcaacaaccacaacaacgtcCTCTTTCGCTGTGCCAGGTGCCATCGAGGCTGGCACTATGAacatctcccccatcccaacccgACTCGAGACCCGTCTTGGTCAGAGCCTCTCAATCTACACAAGCTCAGGTTGGAAGAGTACCAGATCGATTGGATGTGCAAGGACTGTCGTGACACAGATGGGCTCAAGCCTGACAAGATTGTGGCCTGGCGCCCAGCTGATCGCAAGAGCTACATCGAAGGTCAGACTATCGCAGACTTCGACGAGGATCAAATCGAGTACCTGATCAAGTGGGAGCGCCAGTCTTACAACCATTGCCAGTGGTTCCCTGGCGCCTGGGTCTATGGTATCGTCAAACACAACATGCGTGTCTCCTTCCTCAAGAGGACATTTGGAGAGGGGCTTGAGGGAGGTCCTGACAGCGAGATCAAGGCAGATTCTCTGCTCAGATGGACCGAAAAGGAGGCCATCTATAATGTCTGGGTCACACCTGATATCATTCTCGATGTCCACGTCGCTCCGCGAACCGTCGAGGCTGAAGCAAAGTACAAGGCTCGGTCTCGCGAGGACAAGTTCCAGGAGGACTTGAGCCGGATCTTCCACGTGGTCAAAATCCTTGTGAAGTTTGAGGGCCTTGGGTACGAGGATGTTGTTTGGGACACCCCTCCGGACTCGTCAGACGGTGCTCTCTGGGAGGCGTATCAAGAGGCGTACCGGGAGTACCTCAATGGCAAGCACTTCAAACCAGAGTCCAACCGTGTCATGCGAGAGCGCCTCCAAGAATTCCACCAACTCGATTTCGTCAAAGATATCGAACTCAAGAAGCAGCCCGAGGGCCTCAAGCGCGGCCAGCTTATGGAATATCAGATCAATGGCGTCAACTGGATGCTTCACAACTTCCGTCATGACAGGAGTGTCATTCTTGCCGATGAGATGGGTCTGGGCAAGACAGTTCAAATCGTGGCACTGCTCTACACTCTCATCATGACCAAGCCTCGCATCTGGCCGTTTCTTGTTGTGGTGCCAAATGCGACCTGCGCCAACTGGCGACGTGAGATCAAGAAATGGGCTCCTGACCTTCGAGTTGTTGCATACTATGGCGGACGAGTGTCTCAACAGGCCGCAAAGGAGTACGAGCTGTTTCCAGGCAATACTCGCGACATGAAGGCACACGTTGTCATCATGTCCTACGACTCGGTCAAGGACAGTGAAACGCGATCCCGGTTCAGCAGTGTGAAGTGGGCTGGTCTAATTGTCGACGAAGCTCAGGCTCTCAAGAATGACGAGAATTCGCTGTACAAGGCCTTGAACATGCTCAATATCCCGTTCAAGGTTCTTCTGACAGGAACGCCATTGCAAAACAACAAGAGGGAGTTATTCAACCTCCTTCAGTTCATCGACCCCAGTATGAAGGCCGAGCAGCTTGACCAAGAGTACGACCAGATCACCTCGGAAAACCTCAGGCATCTTCATGATCTGATACGGCCGTATTTCTTGCGCCGCACAAAGGCCGAGGTGCTCAACTTCCTGCCGACGATGGCTCAGATCATTGTCCCTGTTTCGATGTCGGTCTTGCAAGAGAGGCTCTGCAAGTCGATCATGGAGAAGAACCCTCAGCTCATTCGATCCATCTTTGCTCAGGGCAAACTGAAGGCCAACGAGCGTGGGTCGCTGAGCAACATCCTCATGCAACTGCGCAAGTGTCTCTGCCATCCTTTCATCTACAGCCAGGCAATCGAAGATCGCAACCTGTCTCCCGAGCTCACTCGCCGGAACTTGATTGAGGCCTCTTCCAAGCTGATGCTCTTGGAGATTATGCTGCCCAAGTTGAAAGAGCGCGGCCACCGCGTCCTCATCTTCAGTCAGTTCCTTGACCAGCTGACGGTCCTTGAGGACTTTCTGATGAGTTTGAACCTCAGGCACGAGCGTTTGGACGGCAGTCAGTCTAGTTtggagaagcagaagaagatcgACGCATACAACGCTCCAGATTCAGACATCTTCTGCATGTTGTTGTCGACGcgcgctggtggtgttggtatCAACTTGGCGACGGCCGacaccgtcatcatcctcgacccCGACTGGAACCCTCACCAAGATATCCAGGCTCTTTCACGCGCCCATCGTATCGGACAGCGTAAGAAGGTCTTGTGCTTCCAGCTCGTCACTGTTGactcggccgaggagaagattcTTCAGATCGGTCGCAAGAAAATGGCGCTCGATCATCTGCTCATCGAGACCATGGACAATCAGGACGACGCCCCCAATGACGTCGAGTCGGTCTTGAAGCACGGCGCTGAAGCTCTCTTTGgcgaaaagaagaaggatgccaTCAAATACGATTCGGCTGCTGTTGACAAGCTTTTAGATCGATCCATGCAGGAGGAAACCAAGACCGACGATAAGAAATCGGCCGAGTCTGCATTTGCCCACGCCCGAGTGTGGGCCAACGATGGTCTTGCTGACGAGATGAAGGAGACCGAACAGCAGGAGATGTCGCTCAGTGTCTGGGACCAAATTCTCAAGCAGCGTGAAGAGGAGGCTCGTCGTAAGGCCGAGAAAGCTAGGGAAACTCTCGGCCGCGGTGGACGCCGTCGTGGG AATGCCAACTACGCAGGTCCCCAGTTCGAGTTtgacgagggagagaagCCAGACAGTGATCAAGGCGAAGGTGATCATGACTTCATCGCTAAaagcgatggtggtgatacAAGCGACGAGGAAGTCGGCACTCCAGCCACTGGGCTATCAGCACACTTGCGCAAGTCAG ACAACGAAAGCGGCCAGGCCCAGACCCAAAGCAacgcccaagcccaagggaaagcagcagcagcaggagcagcagcttccCTCGCCCCCCAAAACGGCCACGCCAAAGGCGCCGTCAATGGTGATAAAGTTAAACGTTCCCAAGTCGAAGTCGCCATCTTCACGGCCCAAGGCCCAGGcgcccaacaacaaaacgGCGGTGGCGCCAGCAACAGTCGCCCAGTTAGCACAGACGTCCGGTTTAATGTCCCTGACAATGCTGCGTCCCAAAATCAaagacggcagcagcagcagcagcagctcggaGCTGTCGGAGATGTCGGGGGAGCCCCAGTAACTCACCACCAGGCAGGTGCAAGCATGACAGCCTCTCAAAGGGCGGGGATTGACTTGTTGAACTCGATTGCGATGAGGCCTGCTGGGCAgtctggaggtggtgggggtgggggggtgatggttaACCAGATTGGTGTGCCGACGGTTCCGAGCtcgacgtcgtcgtcggtggcggcggcggcggtggtgctgccaAAGGCGGAGCAGTGCGTTGTTTGCAAGTATAGTCACCCGTGGAGCTGGGAGTGCCCTGAGATGAGGAGCATGAGGAATTTGAGGGTGGCGTTGGATGAGCTGAAGCGGGATGGGAggttgacggaggaggagaggagtgggtggagggggtttttggtggagaagttgaggttgttgagggggtga